One genomic segment of Gemmatimonadota bacterium includes these proteins:
- a CDS encoding M20 family metallopeptidase produces MFDPLQVTRELIAFNSISANSNAAVSDYLQDQLDRVGFQVERITYHDDNGVEKVNLVGRKGEGKGGLALLGHSDTVPVDGWETDPFKAEIRDNRIYGRGSCDMKGALSTMLAAGAAFEASELSAPIYLVFTADEEVGCWGAAEVSERSELLNGSGLRYGIICEPTRMEVVRAHKGAVFMRGETEGRAAHSSTGRGVNAHHAMIPFLVEMKAIHDELRSEPRHLNDEFDPPFSDWNIGVNDGGVALNMTAPKSTCTVYYRSMPGQDQEALLDRTRKAAERNGVELTIQKIGDPFSTPADSELVRTALGITGTEKAHTVPYGTDGLVFGRTMELILLGPGDIRQAHTVDEWMALDQFDLAIDAYKAMIRAFCV; encoded by the coding sequence ATGTTCGATCCCCTCCAGGTCACCAGGGAGTTGATCGCGTTCAATTCGATCAGCGCCAACAGCAACGCCGCCGTATCCGATTACCTCCAGGACCAGCTCGACCGCGTGGGTTTTCAGGTCGAACGCATTACGTACCATGACGACAACGGCGTGGAGAAGGTCAACCTCGTCGGCCGCAAGGGCGAGGGGAAGGGCGGCCTCGCGCTGCTGGGCCATTCGGACACCGTCCCGGTAGACGGTTGGGAAACGGACCCCTTTAAGGCAGAGATCCGGGACAACCGGATATACGGCCGCGGAAGCTGCGACATGAAGGGCGCCCTGTCCACCATGCTCGCGGCGGGGGCGGCCTTCGAGGCGTCGGAACTCTCCGCGCCGATCTATCTCGTGTTCACCGCCGACGAGGAAGTCGGGTGCTGGGGCGCGGCCGAAGTCAGCGAGCGGTCCGAACTCCTGAACGGCAGCGGGCTGCGCTACGGGATCATCTGCGAGCCGACGCGCATGGAGGTCGTACGAGCGCACAAGGGCGCGGTTTTCATGCGGGGCGAGACGGAGGGGCGGGCGGCCCACAGCAGCACCGGCAGAGGCGTCAACGCCCATCACGCCATGATCCCCTTTCTCGTGGAGATGAAGGCCATCCACGACGAGCTCAGGTCGGAACCCCGACATCTGAACGACGAGTTCGATCCGCCCTTTTCCGACTGGAACATCGGGGTCAACGACGGCGGCGTCGCCCTCAACATGACGGCGCCCAAAAGCACATGCACGGTCTACTACCGATCGATGCCCGGGCAGGACCAGGAAGCCCTCCTGGACCGCACCCGAAAAGCGGCAGAACGGAACGGCGTTGAACTGACGATCCAGAAGATCGGGGACCCCTTCAGTACGCCCGCGGACTCGGAGCTTGTCCGGACGGCCCTGGGGATCACCGGCACGGAGAAGGCCCACACGGTTCCCTACGGCACCGACGGACTGGTCTTTGGCAGGACAATGGAGCTGATCCTGCTCGGTCCCGGAGACATCCGCCAGGCCCACACGGTGGACGAATGGATGGCCCTGGACCAGTTCGACCTTGCGATCGACGCGTACAAGGCGATGATCCGCGCGTTTTGTGTTTGA
- a CDS encoding 50S ribosomal protein L9, which produces MKLILTESVRNVGSVGEIVDVSNGFGRNYLMLTKKAIPATPGNLKMLQGKLKRQLALEAKTREQAEELAGVLEEVSLTAVVQVGEEDRMFGSVTHQHVADLLKEKGYDIDRRKIHLDEPIKALGIYTIPIALHAQVEAGVKLWVVKE; this is translated from the coding sequence GTGAAGCTCATTTTGACCGAGTCGGTGCGGAACGTGGGAAGCGTCGGTGAAATCGTGGACGTTTCCAACGGGTTCGGCAGGAACTACCTGATGCTGACGAAGAAGGCCATTCCGGCAACGCCCGGAAACCTGAAGATGCTCCAGGGCAAATTGAAGCGGCAACTGGCCCTGGAAGCCAAAACGCGGGAACAGGCCGAGGAACTCGCAGGCGTCCTGGAAGAGGTCTCCCTCACCGCCGTCGTCCAGGTCGGCGAAGAAGACCGCATGTTCGGTTCCGTCACCCATCAGCACGTCGCCGATCTGCTGAAGGAGAAGGGCTACGATATCGACCGGCGGAAGATCCATCTCGACGAGCCCATCAAGGCGCTAGGCATATACACGATTCCCATCGCGCTGCACGCCCAGGTAGAGGCCGGCGTGAAGCTCTGGGTGGTCAAGGAATAA
- the rpsR gene encoding 30S ribosomal protein S18 — protein MNQSRMTRGRKQKRIPGRIKNIDYKDPKALRRFVTERGKIVPSRISGASALCQRRLAKAIKRARAIGLLPFIEETYK, from the coding sequence ATGAACCAATCCAGAATGACCAGGGGGAGAAAGCAGAAACGCATACCGGGCCGCATCAAGAACATCGATTACAAGGACCCGAAGGCGCTCCGGCGCTTCGTCACCGAACGGGGCAAGATCGTGCCGAGCCGGATTTCCGGCGCGAGCGCGTTATGCCAGCGGCGCCTGGCAAAGGCCATCAAGCGGGCCCGGGCCATCGGCCTGCTCCCCTTTATCGAAGAAACCTACAAGTAG
- the rpsF gene encoding 30S ribosomal protein S6: protein MSEPANNLRSMHVRSYETVVIIDSKLEEAPLEEEISAIEGLIASNQGEVIDTERWGSRKLSYEINDAHQGNFTLIRFDGEPALVDVLDRSFKLNGRVLRHMTKRVRKHPAHVYEKAEQAEKTEQAEKAEQADKKTGAEA, encoded by the coding sequence TTGAGCGAACCCGCAAACAACTTAAGGAGCATGCACGTGCGGTCTTATGAAACAGTGGTGATTATCGATTCCAAGCTCGAAGAAGCACCGCTCGAGGAAGAAATCTCCGCCATCGAGGGGCTTATCGCGTCGAACCAGGGAGAAGTCATCGACACGGAACGTTGGGGAAGCCGAAAGCTCAGCTACGAGATTAACGACGCCCATCAGGGCAATTTCACGCTGATCCGATTCGACGGCGAACCGGCCCTGGTGGACGTGCTGGACCGGTCGTTCAAGTTGAACGGTCGCGTGCTCAGGCACATGACGAAGCGGGTCAGGAAGCATCCGGCCCATGTATACGAGAAGGCGGAACAGGCCGAGAAAACCGAGCAGGCCGAGAAGGCGGAACAGGCCGATAAGAAAACGGGAGCGGAAGCATGA
- a CDS encoding aminoacyl-tRNA hydrolase, with the protein MCQHADSGSLRPAERPDDPSMHAFIGLGNPGVRYADTRHNAGFDVIDTWLRRLGLELAPVSERFHGAVAKICGLPVALVKPVTFMNRSGYAVREAVGHYELDVDRIVVVCDDVNLPFGTLRLRAKGSHGGHRGLESIIEALGTEAFARQRIGIDVPRDADTLVDYVLEVFTKEEATDLPIVLDRACDQLEVFVSEGCGEAANRYNGPSFTD; encoded by the coding sequence ATGTGTCAGCATGCCGATTCCGGTTCCTTGCGGCCCGCAGAGCGGCCTGACGATCCGTCCATGCATGCCTTCATCGGCCTTGGCAATCCCGGTGTCCGGTACGCGGACACGCGCCACAACGCCGGTTTCGACGTGATCGACACCTGGCTTCGGCGCCTCGGTCTTGAGCTCGCCCCGGTCAGCGAGCGGTTTCACGGCGCCGTCGCGAAGATCTGCGGACTGCCCGTGGCGCTGGTCAAGCCGGTGACCTTCATGAACCGCAGCGGTTACGCGGTCCGGGAGGCGGTGGGACATTACGAACTCGACGTCGATCGCATCGTGGTCGTCTGCGATGACGTCAACCTGCCCTTCGGTACGCTGCGCCTCAGGGCGAAAGGCAGTCATGGCGGCCACCGGGGCCTGGAGTCCATTATCGAGGCGCTGGGCACGGAAGCATTCGCCCGCCAGCGCATCGGCATCGACGTCCCCCGGGACGCCGATACGCTGGTCGATTACGTGCTGGAGGTGTTTACCAAAGAGGAAGCAACGGATCTGCCCATCGTCCTCGACCGGGCCTGCGACCAGCTGGAGGTGTTCGTAAGCGAAGGTTGCGGCGAGGCCGCGAACCGGTATAACGGTCCGTCGTTCACGGACTGA